The Pseudomonas kermanshahensis genome includes a window with the following:
- a CDS encoding leucine-rich repeat domain-containing protein has protein sequence MPSPQPQPNAVDTLIASRLPAWLASASEDHLGKLRVSLQRQQRSQHRLAELFSRVTPLDAFAKTLLDQALSDRQLPALEVRQVKFRTTTTVPIASVGPGGLGKSVSEIAEVSLLTAALHNFSEHETPPSGAFQTSVIVDAQGQPQSLSPQAYVALCRSVDVGGRYQRHLESILLGPGDKGKQVETLLEDSARANLEADVRLAVLKGEIDERLYLQFLPVLSTVAVVDSDTTRLLPFDLRVLGKQLRGVLAFEARRGGLTSAPLEGVVLWVPDDPHGPLQRFATWDELWLGLGRRCQAKGYPAFIQRFIGERDRCAFSRTLRRLLQARAGALPVQLDGRSQAIDRPLFPHLRKVRLDTLLDDARVLATPTAEADQAERERRMGDYASAGFDLLGLASLFVPVLGLPLLGIAALQIADEVYEGYADWKLGDREGALNHLWGVAENLVAGIAVASIGLVAGRLIERSAYVDGLVPVLKANDEVRLIDAELPGYAVPQLGLAVGERTRLAGQIRLRTHLATYQVVEDAQGTGLRIQHPSRPNAYSPWLDSNGEGGWRHQLETPQHWQGATPLMQRLNSAWAALDPLTAEHVMHTTGFDEARLRRLHLEHAPAPARLHDALQRYQLHAQYPELHGDAFELHLSGLQRPLEAAEQLLKRDFPGLTPRCAREITQRVGPEEVERMIGTQRVPLALASEARWLLRDSRLDRACAGFYQAAAVNADTERLALGLLADAAPWAQTVRVELRNDSLSGDLLAHIGAEGATDVRYVLRRGQGYQALPALGGALPLGSENDSLFQALWWHLDEAQKQVLGEGGLTGEQLGHALAVRAAEQRERAASLLGMVKKAGVIRPPVRLGDGRLGYPLSGGDALRLPRGQVLTTADIQARQSIRAGLHQLFPHRPAQDVMWLALQLSQRPGRTVWAAFSELARQVERLDLSLRAWRGQATAVNYHRRQRVGQMIREAWEPHFYGPGGVDELIVRNEPVGNLPVLPADLHFGHLHRLCLSNIGLSALEGDFLGRFPQLRSLQLSGNRLTEVPGLGSLHRLISLDAQHNRLTTLEGVQHLSSLTQLIVNDNALTEVPGLATLTRLTRLDLRRNQLAALDGVQGLTLLTQLDLSDNLLSALPEHIHRLIRLQYLNLSNNQFTLLPAGIDRMVGLTQLELSGNRLSELPGTLSGLSRLLQLNLAENSISSVPAVIGNMPGLRVLNLRGNQLDAIPEGLERLRQLTELYLADNQIVIDVAGGQRLEAFSELRTLSLKGNPIGMIPPLRNLDHLRHLSLRSTGLREFPLAFLQRHTQVYVDLADNLIVELSERALGWMRQHPNRLNLNNNPLDEQDLARWRAAWAQFDTLSQRG, from the coding sequence ATGCCCTCACCACAGCCTCAACCCAACGCAGTGGATACCCTGATCGCCAGTCGCTTGCCGGCCTGGCTTGCCAGCGCATCCGAGGATCACTTGGGCAAACTGCGGGTTAGTCTGCAGCGCCAGCAACGCAGCCAGCACCGCTTGGCTGAGCTGTTTTCCCGTGTAACGCCACTGGACGCTTTCGCCAAGACATTGCTAGACCAGGCACTGAGTGATCGCCAGTTGCCAGCGCTGGAGGTGCGCCAGGTAAAGTTTCGCACCACCACCACCGTACCGATTGCATCGGTGGGCCCTGGCGGGCTGGGGAAGTCGGTGAGCGAGATCGCTGAGGTGAGTTTGCTGACGGCCGCGCTGCACAATTTCAGCGAGCATGAGACACCGCCCTCTGGTGCTTTTCAAACCAGCGTCATCGTCGATGCGCAAGGTCAACCGCAGTCTCTGAGCCCGCAGGCCTATGTAGCGCTTTGCCGAAGTGTGGACGTGGGAGGGCGCTACCAGCGTCACCTTGAATCAATTCTGTTGGGGCCGGGGGATAAGGGCAAGCAGGTGGAGACCCTGCTTGAAGACAGCGCGCGTGCCAACCTGGAGGCTGATGTACGTCTGGCTGTGCTCAAGGGCGAAATTGATGAGCGCCTGTACCTGCAGTTCCTCCCTGTGCTTTCAACGGTGGCCGTGGTGGACTCCGACACTACGCGCCTGTTGCCATTCGATCTGCGTGTGCTGGGCAAGCAGCTGCGCGGTGTGTTGGCTTTCGAAGCGCGGCGAGGGGGGCTGACGAGTGCGCCTCTGGAGGGTGTGGTGCTGTGGGTTCCCGATGACCCCCACGGACCGCTGCAGCGTTTTGCGACGTGGGATGAGCTGTGGCTCGGCCTGGGCCGACGCTGCCAGGCGAAGGGCTACCCAGCCTTCATCCAGCGGTTCATCGGCGAGCGTGACCGCTGTGCCTTCAGCCGCACACTGCGTCGCTTGCTGCAGGCCAGAGCGGGCGCGCTGCCGGTTCAGCTAGACGGTCGTAGCCAAGCGATTGATCGGCCGTTGTTCCCGCATCTGCGAAAAGTCCGCCTCGATACGCTGCTGGACGATGCGCGTGTACTGGCCACGCCAACTGCCGAGGCGGACCAGGCTGAGCGGGAACGACGCATGGGCGACTATGCCAGCGCAGGGTTCGATCTCTTGGGGTTGGCCAGCCTGTTTGTCCCTGTTCTTGGCCTGCCGCTGTTGGGCATCGCTGCCTTGCAGATCGCTGACGAAGTCTATGAAGGTTATGCAGATTGGAAGCTAGGTGACCGTGAAGGGGCGTTGAACCACTTGTGGGGCGTTGCCGAAAACCTGGTTGCCGGCATTGCTGTGGCATCGATTGGGCTCGTGGCGGGACGATTGATCGAGCGTTCGGCGTACGTTGATGGGTTGGTGCCGGTGTTGAAGGCAAACGACGAGGTTCGCCTGATCGATGCCGAATTACCCGGCTACGCGGTGCCGCAGTTGGGGCTGGCCGTTGGCGAGCGTACACGTTTGGCCGGGCAGATACGGCTGCGCACCCATCTGGCGACCTACCAGGTAGTCGAAGATGCGCAAGGCACGGGCTTGCGTATTCAGCACCCCAGCAGACCGAACGCCTACTCGCCCTGGCTCGACAGCAACGGTGAGGGCGGTTGGCGTCATCAGTTGGAAACCCCGCAGCACTGGCAAGGGGCGACGCCGTTGATGCAGCGCTTGAACAGCGCGTGGGCCGCGCTCGACCCCCTGACGGCCGAGCATGTCATGCACACGACCGGATTTGATGAGGCGCGCCTGCGGCGTCTGCACCTTGAGCATGCGCCAGCACCGGCGCGGCTGCATGATGCCTTGCAGCGCTACCAGTTGCATGCGCAGTACCCTGAATTGCACGGCGATGCGTTCGAGCTGCACTTGAGTGGCCTGCAGCGCCCCTTGGAGGCGGCAGAGCAGCTGTTGAAGCGTGACTTCCCCGGGCTTACCCCGCGCTGTGCGCGGGAGATCACCCAGCGCGTCGGGCCTGAAGAGGTGGAGCGCATGATCGGCACACAGCGCGTGCCGCTTGCGCTGGCCAGCGAAGCGCGCTGGCTGTTGCGTGACAGTCGCCTGGACCGTGCCTGCGCAGGCTTCTATCAAGCGGCTGCGGTGAATGCGGACACCGAGCGGTTAGCATTGGGCCTGCTGGCTGATGCGGCGCCATGGGCACAAACTGTCCGGGTCGAGCTGCGCAACGACAGCCTGAGTGGGGACTTGCTCGCCCATATCGGTGCAGAAGGGGCCACTGACGTACGTTACGTCCTCAGGCGTGGCCAGGGTTACCAGGCGTTGCCTGCATTAGGCGGCGCGCTGCCCTTGGGCAGCGAAAATGACAGCCTGTTCCAGGCACTGTGGTGGCACCTCGATGAGGCGCAAAAGCAGGTGCTGGGCGAGGGAGGGCTCACTGGCGAGCAGCTTGGGCATGCCTTGGCCGTGCGGGCCGCGGAGCAACGCGAGCGCGCAGCATCATTGCTAGGCATGGTGAAGAAAGCGGGTGTGATACGTCCGCCTGTGCGCTTGGGCGATGGTCGACTGGGCTACCCGCTGAGTGGCGGCGATGCCCTGCGCTTACCGCGCGGTCAGGTCCTGACCACCGCTGACATACAGGCTCGCCAGTCCATTCGTGCCGGGCTGCACCAGTTGTTTCCGCATCGCCCTGCTCAGGATGTGATGTGGCTGGCGCTGCAACTGTCGCAAAGGCCAGGGCGCACGGTCTGGGCAGCCTTCAGTGAACTGGCCAGGCAGGTCGAACGGCTCGACCTGAGCTTGCGTGCCTGGCGGGGGCAGGCCACGGCCGTGAATTACCATCGCCGTCAGCGCGTTGGGCAAATGATTCGCGAAGCCTGGGAGCCGCATTTCTATGGCCCTGGCGGGGTTGATGAGTTGATCGTACGGAACGAGCCTGTGGGCAACCTGCCCGTGCTGCCAGCAGATCTTCACTTTGGGCACCTGCACAGACTGTGCCTGAGCAATATCGGGCTGAGTGCGCTGGAGGGGGATTTCCTCGGCCGCTTCCCTCAGTTGCGAAGCTTGCAACTGAGTGGCAACCGATTGACTGAGGTGCCCGGGCTAGGCAGCCTGCATCGCTTGATCAGCCTGGATGCGCAGCACAACCGGTTGACCACCCTTGAGGGGGTGCAGCACCTGTCGTCGTTGACCCAACTGATCGTGAACGACAACGCGCTCACAGAGGTGCCCGGTTTGGCAACCCTGACCCGGCTCACGCGCCTGGACCTGCGGCGCAACCAGCTGGCCGCGCTTGATGGTGTGCAGGGCCTGACGCTGCTGACCCAACTGGACCTCAGTGACAACCTGCTGTCAGCACTTCCCGAGCACATTCACCGGTTGATCCGGCTGCAGTACCTTAACCTGAGCAACAACCAGTTCACGTTGCTGCCGGCAGGTATCGATCGCATGGTCGGTCTGACCCAGCTGGAGCTTTCCGGCAATCGCCTTAGCGAGCTGCCGGGCACATTGAGCGGGCTGAGTAGGCTGTTGCAGTTGAACCTGGCTGAGAACAGCATCAGCAGCGTACCTGCGGTGATTGGCAACATGCCTGGCTTGAGGGTCCTCAATTTGCGTGGCAACCAGCTAGATGCGATACCCGAGGGCCTGGAGCGGTTGCGGCAACTCACCGAGCTGTACCTGGCGGACAACCAGATCGTCATCGACGTGGCAGGCGGCCAACGCCTGGAAGCGTTCAGCGAACTGCGAACGTTGAGTTTGAAGGGCAACCCTATAGGCATGATTCCGCCACTGCGCAACCTCGACCACCTGCGCCATCTGTCGCTGCGCTCGACCGGCCTGAGAGAATTCCCCTTGGCGTTTCTGCAGCGTCATACACAGGTGTACGTCGACCTTGCCGACAACCTGATCGTCGAGCTGAGCGAGCGGGCATTGGGGTGGATGCGGCAACACCCCAACCGACTCAACCTGAACAACAACCCCCTGGATGAGCAGGACCTGGCGCGTTGGCGTGCTGCGTGGGCACAGTTTGACACGCTGAGCCAACGCGGCTGA
- the dkgB gene encoding 2,5-didehydrogluconate reductase DkgB: MSIPSFGLGTFRLTGQAVIDSVKSALALGYRVIDTAQIYKNEAEVGQAIAESGVPRSELFITTKIWVDNYAADKLVPSLRESLTKLRTDHVDLLLIHWPAPGNGVELPEYMAALAEAKAQGLTRQIGVSNFNIDLTQQAIAVVGEGEIATNQIELSPYLQNAKLAAFLQDQGITVTSYMTLAYGKVLKDPVLAEIAAKHKATVAQVALAWALQLGYAVIPSSTKRENLASNLLARDLRLDADDMARIATLERNGREVSPDGLAPAWD; the protein is encoded by the coding sequence ATGAGCATTCCCTCTTTCGGCCTGGGCACCTTCCGCCTCACCGGCCAGGCCGTCATCGATTCGGTCAAGTCGGCCCTGGCGCTGGGCTACCGCGTCATCGACACCGCACAGATCTACAAGAACGAAGCCGAGGTGGGCCAAGCCATCGCCGAAAGCGGCGTGCCGCGCAGCGAGCTGTTCATCACCACCAAGATCTGGGTCGACAACTACGCCGCCGACAAGCTGGTCCCCAGCCTGCGCGAGAGCCTGACCAAGCTGCGCACCGACCATGTCGACCTGTTGCTGATCCACTGGCCGGCACCGGGCAATGGCGTCGAGCTGCCCGAGTACATGGCAGCCCTGGCTGAGGCCAAGGCGCAGGGCCTGACCCGCCAGATCGGTGTGTCCAACTTCAACATCGACCTGACCCAGCAGGCCATCGCGGTGGTTGGCGAGGGCGAAATCGCCACCAACCAGATCGAGCTCAGCCCTTACCTGCAAAATGCCAAGCTGGCCGCGTTCCTGCAGGATCAGGGCATCACCGTCACCTCCTACATGACCCTGGCCTATGGCAAGGTCCTGAAAGACCCGGTGCTGGCTGAGATCGCTGCCAAGCACAAAGCCACCGTCGCGCAAGTGGCCCTGGCCTGGGCCCTGCAATTGGGCTATGCGGTGATCCCGTCGTCGACCAAACGCGAAAACCTGGCCAGCAACCTGCTCGCCCGAGACCTGCGCCTGGACGCCGACGACATGGCGCGCATCGCCACGCTCGAACGCAACGGGCGTGAAGTCAGCCCGGATGGCCTTGCGCCAGCCTGGGACTGA
- a CDS encoding dermonecrotic toxin domain-containing protein: MPMATHSDDLLDELIASRLPNWLASATPERLRALNLCLSQQMDVQQQLQGLYQGTTGLDDFAAPLLQQALHDQQLQLDVSKAQIQLKVVLPAPLAKLLGKPQVRFFKHSLLEAALHNFSAGEAASQDGATLLDENASPLAFAPVAFAELCRTLDVGKQYQDYLKARYQAPLEEGRRVNRIVEEGHRAALEAAVRLSALKGEINERGYQLFLPLMSSVPTEGSDSAVLIPKALRLLGKQIRGAMAFEVRQGGRATAPLEGVICWIPGDEQGALTWYGNWDTLFSSLGELFRLPGYEPFFQRFIGQRDRMAFTQALSKAKAARAAHLPAKLDGRYEAIELPLFEHMRKVQLDTLLDDARVLAVPTADQDSNERNARLHFYLDAGLSVLGLASLFVPWLGLPLLAIAAIEVVSGVYEGYVDWQLGDRQGALEHLLGVAENIALVGVGVGVGVIAGRVLKSAGLVRRLVPVRLTEGQVSLVHPELPGYEVLDDTLAVGERGGEAGQERLRTHTGTYRVAEDPLTRQLCILHPTRLHAYAPLLEHNGAGGWRHALEAVQQWQDAAQMFRRLGSALSDVSDATANDVLHITGFDQARMRRLHAQNAPAPAQLLDALQRYQLHQREPGLHGAAFEQRWQAEQPLASPEARMLRGAFPGLSVRGAQEIVANAEPSLVQRMVTQRKVPMALAGTARWYLRDARVDRACAGLWQASAINADTERLALGLIEGWAPWPEGERVEIRHATQEGELIAWAGANKAGQARIIVRDSDRYQAYANDGTQLTNGVQGESLFEALLKQLDTGQRSVLGQAGQSAAQLTDGLRQRANARHGQAAQLIGLTPPPSSLRPLMRLSGGRLGYPLSGNPGVRLPEEHPLLVIDEAQVRPLLEGLRRLFPAREETTLRQYAQAIASSPRRDVWNHYADLARQVSTLRTRLDTWSLAGDAAQRAAGADRGVRLHWSASRAIMAREILQAWHPQLPGETPTFQLDLDGALTGGLPPFPHTVGWGRLSGLTLRNISATELPPFTAQHFAGLRSLRLINTALEALPQWLLNLEHLTHVSLRSNRLTALPAQLSRMARLSSLDLGHNRLTAIPQVLGQLGELRTLNLESNGIVIDAHNSARLEGMQQLEVLILDGNPLASMPSLVRSIELRRVTLRNTQLQAFPTELLGQHPGMSLALEGNRIVELDDESLRLIARDRARICLDYNPLSQASVQRLDANDRLEPVDPFTPQEGDLIIADDPQRVQALRAILVRIGNQVTNASARLPQHEVLAAHLNVLEQATTLRESLEEWCGDDPGRLAFARRLLASWLPEVPGSVSPPHERHFSLRIDGAQIGSLPQFPDTISWGRLRWLRLVNIDFSSVSPNYFSRFTNLIQLRINNCHLSEVPAWVCDLRRLDDLSLSNNQLVSLPEGLERLTELTTLFLNDNHLTQVPDALRGLGRLQQLGLANNQIVVNVAGAARLNALSALRMLDLNNNPLGSLPTLPQSPSLERVAVANCQLNEFPLALMREHPNVALRLDGNRISELSEEAVRLIRANPQGVNLQLNPLSEVSARRLAAVQPALEPAQPSQPELQPEPQLQAQAARAPERVLVRVANPQAQQHGVEASRDRWLQGLPSPLQQQRQAQWARLTAEPGVEDWLAFLDGLSRTADFQQDVEAIQARVWSLIDACELNERVRGAIFDEAQRDGMAESYLAQLDRLEFARVRALRTEGLQGDDLERAYVQLAREQLSLVQEGRPEALIEALAASRYWQNYLQQRFAERLESRLSGFHARLDALDAMAISPNDFMQRAAVLAAERNAVFHALIRELTVEACMRHPAQER; encoded by the coding sequence ATGCCGATGGCAACCCATAGCGACGACCTGCTGGACGAGTTGATCGCCAGCCGCCTTCCCAACTGGCTGGCCAGTGCCACACCGGAGCGTCTGAGGGCACTGAACCTGTGCCTGAGCCAGCAAATGGACGTTCAGCAGCAGCTACAGGGTCTTTACCAAGGGACTACTGGGCTCGATGATTTTGCCGCCCCCTTGTTGCAGCAGGCCCTGCACGACCAGCAGTTGCAGCTGGACGTGAGCAAGGCGCAGATTCAGTTGAAAGTCGTGCTCCCTGCACCCTTGGCAAAACTGCTGGGCAAGCCGCAAGTGCGGTTTTTCAAGCATTCGTTGCTTGAGGCCGCACTGCACAACTTCAGTGCGGGTGAGGCAGCTTCTCAGGACGGCGCGACATTGCTCGATGAAAACGCCAGCCCGCTTGCGTTTGCGCCCGTGGCATTCGCTGAGCTTTGTCGCACGCTCGATGTGGGCAAGCAGTACCAGGACTACCTCAAGGCCCGCTATCAAGCCCCGTTAGAGGAGGGGCGCCGTGTTAACCGAATAGTCGAAGAGGGCCACCGGGCAGCGTTGGAGGCGGCAGTGCGGCTGTCGGCCTTGAAGGGTGAGATCAATGAGCGAGGCTATCAGCTGTTTCTACCGCTCATGTCATCTGTGCCCACCGAGGGCAGTGATTCAGCGGTGTTGATCCCCAAAGCCCTGCGGCTGCTCGGCAAGCAGATTCGTGGGGCCATGGCCTTCGAAGTGCGGCAAGGCGGGCGGGCAACTGCCCCCCTGGAGGGCGTAATTTGCTGGATCCCAGGTGACGAGCAGGGGGCACTTACCTGGTATGGCAACTGGGACACGTTGTTCAGTAGCCTGGGTGAGCTGTTCCGGCTACCCGGCTATGAACCGTTTTTCCAGCGCTTCATTGGCCAGCGCGACCGAATGGCATTCACCCAGGCGTTGAGCAAAGCAAAAGCAGCGCGTGCTGCCCACCTGCCTGCCAAACTCGACGGCCGTTATGAAGCTATCGAGCTGCCGCTGTTCGAGCACATGCGTAAGGTGCAGCTCGACACGCTGCTCGATGATGCCAGGGTCTTGGCGGTGCCCACGGCAGATCAGGACAGCAACGAGCGCAACGCGCGCCTGCACTTCTACCTTGATGCAGGCTTGTCCGTGCTTGGGCTAGCGAGCCTGTTCGTGCCTTGGTTGGGCTTGCCCTTGCTGGCCATTGCGGCGATCGAGGTGGTCTCGGGGGTGTACGAGGGCTATGTCGATTGGCAACTGGGTGACCGGCAGGGAGCGCTGGAGCACCTGTTGGGCGTTGCCGAAAATATCGCCTTGGTTGGGGTAGGGGTAGGCGTCGGCGTGATTGCTGGGCGTGTGCTCAAAAGCGCCGGCCTGGTGCGCCGGTTGGTGCCCGTGCGGTTGACTGAGGGGCAGGTAAGCCTGGTACACCCCGAACTGCCGGGTTACGAAGTGCTGGACGACACGTTGGCGGTGGGTGAGCGAGGCGGCGAGGCAGGGCAAGAGCGACTTCGCACCCACACTGGCACCTACAGGGTCGCTGAGGATCCGTTGACACGGCAGCTGTGCATCTTGCACCCCACGCGCCTGCACGCCTACGCGCCGTTGCTGGAGCACAATGGTGCCGGCGGCTGGCGCCATGCGCTTGAAGCTGTGCAACAGTGGCAGGATGCAGCGCAGATGTTCAGGCGTTTGGGTAGCGCGTTGAGTGATGTATCCGATGCCACGGCAAACGATGTGCTGCACATCACCGGTTTTGATCAAGCACGCATGCGCCGTCTGCATGCGCAGAATGCGCCAGCCCCCGCACAACTGCTCGATGCCCTGCAACGCTACCAACTGCATCAACGTGAGCCAGGGCTGCATGGCGCAGCATTCGAGCAAAGGTGGCAGGCGGAGCAGCCTTTGGCGTCCCCGGAGGCACGGATGCTTCGGGGTGCTTTCCCTGGGCTAAGCGTGCGGGGTGCGCAGGAGATCGTCGCCAATGCCGAGCCAAGCCTGGTGCAGCGCATGGTCACTCAGCGGAAGGTGCCCATGGCGCTGGCTGGCACTGCCCGCTGGTACCTGCGCGATGCGCGAGTGGACCGCGCCTGCGCGGGCTTGTGGCAAGCATCGGCTATTAACGCCGATACCGAGCGGCTGGCCCTTGGGCTGATCGAAGGCTGGGCGCCTTGGCCTGAGGGCGAAAGGGTGGAGATACGCCATGCGACTCAAGAGGGTGAGCTGATCGCCTGGGCAGGGGCGAATAAAGCAGGTCAGGCTCGTATCATTGTCCGAGATAGCGACCGCTACCAAGCTTATGCCAACGATGGGACACAGCTGACCAACGGTGTACAGGGTGAGAGCCTGTTCGAAGCGTTGCTGAAACAGTTGGATACGGGGCAGCGAAGTGTGCTGGGCCAGGCTGGGCAATCGGCCGCACAGTTGACTGATGGCCTGAGGCAACGCGCAAACGCTCGCCATGGCCAGGCTGCACAATTGATTGGCCTGACGCCACCGCCATCGAGCTTGAGGCCACTTATGCGACTTAGCGGCGGGCGCTTGGGGTATCCGTTGAGTGGCAACCCGGGTGTCCGTCTGCCAGAAGAGCACCCTTTGCTGGTGATCGACGAAGCGCAGGTTCGGCCCCTTCTCGAAGGCCTGCGACGGCTGTTCCCGGCCCGTGAAGAAACTACCCTGCGCCAGTACGCGCAAGCTATTGCCAGCTCGCCAAGGCGCGATGTCTGGAATCATTATGCTGACTTGGCCCGGCAGGTCAGTACGTTGCGCACCCGCCTGGATACCTGGAGCCTGGCGGGGGATGCGGCGCAACGCGCTGCAGGTGCGGACCGTGGTGTGCGACTGCATTGGAGTGCGTCGCGAGCGATTATGGCCCGAGAGATTCTGCAGGCTTGGCATCCACAATTGCCAGGTGAAACGCCAACCTTCCAACTTGATCTTGACGGCGCGCTGACCGGCGGGCTGCCACCGTTCCCGCACACCGTTGGCTGGGGCCGGCTTAGCGGCTTGACCTTGCGCAACATCAGCGCAACGGAGCTGCCGCCCTTCACTGCGCAACACTTTGCCGGACTACGTAGTTTGAGATTGATTAATACGGCCTTGGAGGCACTGCCTCAGTGGCTGTTAAACCTTGAGCACCTCACCCACGTGAGCTTGCGAAGCAACCGCTTGACGGCACTGCCGGCTCAACTTTCGCGCATGGCGCGTTTGTCGAGTCTGGACTTGGGGCACAATCGTTTGACGGCAATCCCGCAGGTGCTTGGGCAATTGGGCGAACTGCGTACCTTGAATCTGGAAAGCAACGGTATCGTCATCGATGCCCACAACAGTGCTCGTCTGGAAGGCATGCAACAGCTGGAAGTGCTGATACTCGACGGTAACCCGCTGGCGAGCATGCCTTCGTTGGTCAGAAGCATCGAGTTGAGACGGGTTACGCTGCGCAACACTCAACTGCAGGCGTTTCCAACCGAGCTGCTTGGCCAGCATCCGGGTATGAGCCTAGCGCTCGAGGGCAACCGGATCGTTGAGCTGGATGATGAGTCTTTGCGATTGATCGCTCGCGACAGGGCGCGTATCTGCCTTGATTACAACCCCTTGTCCCAGGCGTCTGTTCAGCGACTGGACGCCAATGATCGCTTGGAACCGGTGGATCCGTTTACACCTCAAGAGGGTGATCTGATAATTGCAGATGATCCTCAGCGCGTGCAGGCACTTCGCGCCATCTTGGTAAGGATTGGCAACCAGGTGACCAATGCCAGTGCGCGTCTGCCACAGCATGAGGTGCTGGCTGCACATCTCAATGTGCTTGAGCAGGCCACTACGTTGCGAGAAAGCCTGGAAGAGTGGTGCGGCGACGACCCTGGCCGGCTGGCCTTTGCACGTCGTCTGCTTGCAAGCTGGCTGCCGGAGGTGCCGGGAAGCGTATCGCCTCCACACGAGCGACATTTTTCGCTGCGCATTGACGGTGCGCAAATCGGCTCACTGCCGCAATTCCCAGACACGATAAGCTGGGGGCGGCTGCGATGGCTGCGGCTGGTAAATATCGATTTTTCCAGCGTCTCGCCCAACTATTTCAGCCGCTTCACTAATCTGATTCAGTTGCGGATCAACAACTGCCACCTCAGCGAAGTGCCGGCATGGGTCTGTGACCTGCGCAGGCTGGATGATCTGTCATTGTCCAACAACCAGTTGGTGTCGCTGCCTGAAGGCTTGGAGCGATTGACTGAACTGACGACCCTGTTTCTGAACGACAACCACCTCACCCAAGTGCCCGACGCCTTGCGCGGGCTTGGTCGGCTTCAGCAGTTGGGCCTGGCGAACAACCAGATTGTCGTGAATGTCGCGGGCGCCGCTCGGCTGAACGCATTGTCAGCGCTGAGGATGCTGGACCTGAACAATAACCCGCTCGGGAGCCTACCGACGCTACCGCAAAGCCCTTCACTGGAGAGAGTGGCCGTCGCCAATTGCCAACTGAACGAGTTCCCTTTGGCGCTTATGCGTGAGCACCCTAACGTGGCGCTCAGGCTCGATGGCAATCGCATCAGTGAGTTGAGTGAGGAAGCGGTCCGCTTGATCCGAGCGAACCCTCAGGGCGTAAACCTCCAGCTCAATCCACTGTCTGAAGTCAGCGCGCGTCGGTTGGCGGCTGTCCAGCCAGCGTTGGAACCCGCGCAACCGTCTCAGCCGGAACTACAGCCGGAACCACAGTTGCAAGCTCAGGCTGCACGTGCGCCGGAGCGGGTATTGGTGAGGGTGGCGAACCCGCAGGCTCAGCAACATGGCGTCGAAGCCTCGCGTGATCGGTGGCTGCAAGGCCTGCCCTCGCCACTTCAGCAGCAACGGCAAGCCCAATGGGCACGGCTCACGGCAGAGCCAGGTGTAGAAGATTGGTTGGCGTTCCTGGATGGTTTGAGTCGAACCGCAGATTTTCAACAGGATGTTGAAGCCATACAGGCGCGAGTGTGGAGCCTGATCGACGCCTGTGAATTGAATGAGCGTGTGCGAGGGGCCATTTTTGATGAAGCGCAACGAGACGGGATGGCCGAGAGCTATCTGGCCCAGCTCGATCGGCTTGAGTTCGCCCGGGTTCGCGCGCTGCGCACTGAAGGCCTGCAGGGTGATGATCTTGAGCGTGCCTATGTGCAGTTGGCTCGCGAACAGTTGTCCCTTGTACAAGAAGGCAGGCCTGAAGCACTTATCGAAGCGCTTGCAGCCAGCAGGTACTGGCAGAACTATCTCCAACAGCGTTTTGCTGAGCGGTTGGAATCGCGGCTCTCAGGTTTCCATGCGCGTTTGGATGCGTTGGATGCCATGGCAATCAGTCCAAATGACTTCATGCAACGCGCCGCAGTGCTGGCGGCCGAGCGTAACGCTGTGTTCCATGCGTTGATTCGTGAACTCACCGTTGAAGCGTGCATGCGTCATCCTGCGCAGGAGCGTTAA